From one Solea solea chromosome 15, fSolSol10.1, whole genome shotgun sequence genomic stretch:
- the mapk8a gene encoding mitogen-activated protein kinase 8 isoform X4, whose translation MIITLRSLFEQGRTFLDAQRAVIEEIAMNKNKREREFYSLDVGDSTFTVLKRYQNLRPIGSGAQGIVCSAYDQVLERNVAIKKLSRPFQNQTHAKRAYRELVLMKYVNHKNIIGLLNVFTPQKSLEEFQDVYLVMELMDANLCQVIQMELDHERLSYLLYQTLCGIKHLHAAGIIHRDLKPSNIVVKSDCTLKILDFGLARTAATGLLMTPYVVTRYYRAPEVILGMGYQANDIDQWNKVIEQLGTPSQDFLMKLNQSVRTYVENRPRYAGYTFEKLFPDVLFPADSDHNKLKASQARDLLSKMLVIDASKRISVDEALQHPYINVWYDPAEVEAPPPKIPDRQLEEREHTVEEWKDLIYKEVSELEWTKNGVIRGQPPPLGAAVIDSPPQPTSSSSSSANDVSSMSTEPTDPCSDPTMTSETDSSLDGHTSLGALACCR comes from the exons ATGATCATAACACTGCGGTCTCTCTTCGAACAAGGG aggACATTTTTGGATGCACAGAGAGCAGTAATTGAAGAAATCgccatgaacaaaaacaagcgAGAGAGGGAATTCTACAGCCTTGATGTTGGAGATTCAACATTCACAGTACTGAAGCGATACCAGAACCTAAGACCCATCGGCTCAGGAGCACAGGGAATCGTCTG CTCTGCTTATGACCAGGTCCTTGAACGAAATGTCGCCATCAAGAAGCTGAGTCGGCCCTTTCAAAATCAAACCCATGCCAAGAGGGCGTACAGAGAGCTTGTCCTCATGAAATATGTCAATCACAAAAAT ATCATTGGCctattaaatgtatttacacCACAAAAATCATTAGAGGAATTTCAAGATGT ATACTTGGTGATGGAGCTGATGGATGCCAACCTGTGCCAGGTCATTCAGATGGAGCTGGACCACGAGAGGCTCTCTTATCTACTCTATCAGACGCTGTGTGGTATCAAACACCTCCACGCTGCCGGTATCATTCACAGG gaTCTTAAACCCAGTAACATAGTTGTCAAGTCAGATTGCACTCTGAAGATTTTGGACTTTGGCTTGGCTCGGACGGCTGCCACCGGCCTTCTGATGACACCGTATGTGGTTACACGCTACTACAGAGCACCCGAGGTTATCCTGGGCATGGGCTATCAAGCCAACG ACATTGACCAGTGGAACAAGGTAATTGAGCAGCTCGGCACTCCATCCCAGGATTTCCTAATGAAGCTCAATCAGTCCGTAAGAACTTATGTAGAAAACCGACCACGCTATGCTGGATACACTTTTGAGAAACTCTTCCCGGACGTGCTGTTCCCTGCCGACTCTGACCACAACAAACTGAAAG CGAGCCAAGCGAGAGATCTCTTATCTAAGATGTTAGTGATTGATGCCTCCAAACGGATCTCTGTAGACGAGGCACTGCAGCACCCCTACATCAATGTTTGGTATGACCCAGCAGAAGTAGAAGCG CCCCCGCCGAAGATCCCAGACAGACAGTTGGAAGAGAGGGAACACACTGTGGAAGAGTGGAAAG ATCTAATTTATAAGGAAGTGAGTGAATTGGAGTGGACAAAAAATGGAGTGATAAGAGGCCAGCCACCTCCTTTAG GTGCAGCAGTGATCGATAGCCCCCCTCAGCccacgtcctcctcctcctcctcggccaaCGATGTCTCGTCCATGTCTACGGAGCCCACAGACCCCTGCAGTGACCCCACCATGACCTCTGAAACAGACAGCAGTTTGGACGGCCATACTTCCCTGGGTGCTCTGGCCTGCTGTAGATAA
- the mapk8a gene encoding mitogen-activated protein kinase 8 isoform X1 — MIITLRSLFEQGRTFLDAQRAVIEEIAMNKNKREREFYSLDVGDSTFTVLKRYQNLRPIGSGAQGIVCSAYDQVLERNVAIKKLSRPFQNQTHAKRAYRELVLMKYVNHKNIIGLLNVFTPQKSLEEFQDVYLVMELMDANLCQVIQMELDHERLSYLLYQTLCGIKHLHAAGIIHRDLKPSNIVVKSDCTLKILDFGLARTAATGLLMTPYVVTRYYRAPEVILGMGYQANVDIWSVGCILAEMVRHKILFPGRDYIDQWNKVIEQLGTPSQDFLMKLNQSVRTYVENRPRYAGYTFEKLFPDVLFPADSDHNKLKASQARDLLSKMLVIDASKRISVDEALQHPYINVWYDPAEVEAPPPKIPDRQLEEREHTVEEWKDLIYKEVSELEWTKNGVIRGQPPPLGAAVIDSPPQPTSSSSSSANDVSSMSTEPTDPCSDPTMTSETDSSLDGHTSLGALACCR; from the exons ATGATCATAACACTGCGGTCTCTCTTCGAACAAGGG aggACATTTTTGGATGCACAGAGAGCAGTAATTGAAGAAATCgccatgaacaaaaacaagcgAGAGAGGGAATTCTACAGCCTTGATGTTGGAGATTCAACATTCACAGTACTGAAGCGATACCAGAACCTAAGACCCATCGGCTCAGGAGCACAGGGAATCGTCTG CTCTGCTTATGACCAGGTCCTTGAACGAAATGTCGCCATCAAGAAGCTGAGTCGGCCCTTTCAAAATCAAACCCATGCCAAGAGGGCGTACAGAGAGCTTGTCCTCATGAAATATGTCAATCACAAAAAT ATCATTGGCctattaaatgtatttacacCACAAAAATCATTAGAGGAATTTCAAGATGT ATACTTGGTGATGGAGCTGATGGATGCCAACCTGTGCCAGGTCATTCAGATGGAGCTGGACCACGAGAGGCTCTCTTATCTACTCTATCAGACGCTGTGTGGTATCAAACACCTCCACGCTGCCGGTATCATTCACAGG gaTCTTAAACCCAGTAACATAGTTGTCAAGTCAGATTGCACTCTGAAGATTTTGGACTTTGGCTTGGCTCGGACGGCTGCCACCGGCCTTCTGATGACACCGTATGTGGTTACACGCTACTACAGAGCACCCGAGGTTATCCTGGGCATGGGCTATCAAGCCAACG TGGACATATGGTCTGTGGGCTGCATACTGGCAGAAATGGTTCGTCATAAAATCCTCTTCCCAGGAAGGGACT ACATTGACCAGTGGAACAAGGTAATTGAGCAGCTCGGCACTCCATCCCAGGATTTCCTAATGAAGCTCAATCAGTCCGTAAGAACTTATGTAGAAAACCGACCACGCTATGCTGGATACACTTTTGAGAAACTCTTCCCGGACGTGCTGTTCCCTGCCGACTCTGACCACAACAAACTGAAAG CGAGCCAAGCGAGAGATCTCTTATCTAAGATGTTAGTGATTGATGCCTCCAAACGGATCTCTGTAGACGAGGCACTGCAGCACCCCTACATCAATGTTTGGTATGACCCAGCAGAAGTAGAAGCG CCCCCGCCGAAGATCCCAGACAGACAGTTGGAAGAGAGGGAACACACTGTGGAAGAGTGGAAAG ATCTAATTTATAAGGAAGTGAGTGAATTGGAGTGGACAAAAAATGGAGTGATAAGAGGCCAGCCACCTCCTTTAG GTGCAGCAGTGATCGATAGCCCCCCTCAGCccacgtcctcctcctcctcctcggccaaCGATGTCTCGTCCATGTCTACGGAGCCCACAGACCCCTGCAGTGACCCCACCATGACCTCTGAAACAGACAGCAGTTTGGACGGCCATACTTCCCTGGGTGCTCTGGCCTGCTGTAGATAA
- the mapk8a gene encoding mitogen-activated protein kinase 8 isoform X3: protein MTERTFLDAQRAVIEEIAMNKNKREREFYSLDVGDSTFTVLKRYQNLRPIGSGAQGIVCSAYDQVLERNVAIKKLSRPFQNQTHAKRAYRELVLMKYVNHKNIIGLLNVFTPQKSLEEFQDVYLVMELMDANLCQVIQMELDHERLSYLLYQTLCGIKHLHAAGIIHRDLKPSNIVVKSDCTLKILDFGLARTAATGLLMTPYVVTRYYRAPEVILGMGYQANVDVWSVGCIVAEMIRGSVLFPGTDHIDQWNKVIEQLGTPSQDFLMKLNQSVRTYVENRPRYAGYTFEKLFPDVLFPADSDHNKLKASQARDLLSKMLVIDASKRISVDEALQHPYINVWYDPAEVEAPPPKIPDRQLEEREHTVEEWKDLIYKEVSELEWTKNGVIRGQPPPLGAAVIDSPPQPTSSSSSSANDVSSMSTEPTDPCSDPTMTSETDSSLDGHTSLGALACCR, encoded by the exons ATGACAGAG aggACATTTTTGGATGCACAGAGAGCAGTAATTGAAGAAATCgccatgaacaaaaacaagcgAGAGAGGGAATTCTACAGCCTTGATGTTGGAGATTCAACATTCACAGTACTGAAGCGATACCAGAACCTAAGACCCATCGGCTCAGGAGCACAGGGAATCGTCTG CTCTGCTTATGACCAGGTCCTTGAACGAAATGTCGCCATCAAGAAGCTGAGTCGGCCCTTTCAAAATCAAACCCATGCCAAGAGGGCGTACAGAGAGCTTGTCCTCATGAAATATGTCAATCACAAAAAT ATCATTGGCctattaaatgtatttacacCACAAAAATCATTAGAGGAATTTCAAGATGT ATACTTGGTGATGGAGCTGATGGATGCCAACCTGTGCCAGGTCATTCAGATGGAGCTGGACCACGAGAGGCTCTCTTATCTACTCTATCAGACGCTGTGTGGTATCAAACACCTCCACGCTGCCGGTATCATTCACAGG gaTCTTAAACCCAGTAACATAGTTGTCAAGTCAGATTGCACTCTGAAGATTTTGGACTTTGGCTTGGCTCGGACGGCTGCCACCGGCCTTCTGATGACACCGTATGTGGTTACACGCTACTACAGAGCACCCGAGGTTATCCTGGGCATGGGCTATCAAGCCAACG TGGACGTATGGTCAGTGGGCTGCATTGTGGCTGAGATGATCAGGGGAAGTGTGTTGTTTCCTGGCACTGATC ACATTGACCAGTGGAACAAGGTAATTGAGCAGCTCGGCACTCCATCCCAGGATTTCCTAATGAAGCTCAATCAGTCCGTAAGAACTTATGTAGAAAACCGACCACGCTATGCTGGATACACTTTTGAGAAACTCTTCCCGGACGTGCTGTTCCCTGCCGACTCTGACCACAACAAACTGAAAG CGAGCCAAGCGAGAGATCTCTTATCTAAGATGTTAGTGATTGATGCCTCCAAACGGATCTCTGTAGACGAGGCACTGCAGCACCCCTACATCAATGTTTGGTATGACCCAGCAGAAGTAGAAGCG CCCCCGCCGAAGATCCCAGACAGACAGTTGGAAGAGAGGGAACACACTGTGGAAGAGTGGAAAG ATCTAATTTATAAGGAAGTGAGTGAATTGGAGTGGACAAAAAATGGAGTGATAAGAGGCCAGCCACCTCCTTTAG GTGCAGCAGTGATCGATAGCCCCCCTCAGCccacgtcctcctcctcctcctcggccaaCGATGTCTCGTCCATGTCTACGGAGCCCACAGACCCCTGCAGTGACCCCACCATGACCTCTGAAACAGACAGCAGTTTGGACGGCCATACTTCCCTGGGTGCTCTGGCCTGCTGTAGATAA
- the mapk8a gene encoding mitogen-activated protein kinase 8 isoform X2 yields MIITLRSLFEQGRTFLDAQRAVIEEIAMNKNKREREFYSLDVGDSTFTVLKRYQNLRPIGSGAQGIVCSAYDQVLERNVAIKKLSRPFQNQTHAKRAYRELVLMKYVNHKNIIGLLNVFTPQKSLEEFQDVYLVMELMDANLCQVIQMELDHERLSYLLYQTLCGIKHLHAAGIIHRDLKPSNIVVKSDCTLKILDFGLARTAATGLLMTPYVVTRYYRAPEVILGMGYQANVDVWSVGCIVAEMIRGSVLFPGTDHIDQWNKVIEQLGTPSQDFLMKLNQSVRTYVENRPRYAGYTFEKLFPDVLFPADSDHNKLKASQARDLLSKMLVIDASKRISVDEALQHPYINVWYDPAEVEAPPPKIPDRQLEEREHTVEEWKDLIYKEVSELEWTKNGVIRGQPPPLGAAVIDSPPQPTSSSSSSANDVSSMSTEPTDPCSDPTMTSETDSSLDGHTSLGALACCR; encoded by the exons ATGATCATAACACTGCGGTCTCTCTTCGAACAAGGG aggACATTTTTGGATGCACAGAGAGCAGTAATTGAAGAAATCgccatgaacaaaaacaagcgAGAGAGGGAATTCTACAGCCTTGATGTTGGAGATTCAACATTCACAGTACTGAAGCGATACCAGAACCTAAGACCCATCGGCTCAGGAGCACAGGGAATCGTCTG CTCTGCTTATGACCAGGTCCTTGAACGAAATGTCGCCATCAAGAAGCTGAGTCGGCCCTTTCAAAATCAAACCCATGCCAAGAGGGCGTACAGAGAGCTTGTCCTCATGAAATATGTCAATCACAAAAAT ATCATTGGCctattaaatgtatttacacCACAAAAATCATTAGAGGAATTTCAAGATGT ATACTTGGTGATGGAGCTGATGGATGCCAACCTGTGCCAGGTCATTCAGATGGAGCTGGACCACGAGAGGCTCTCTTATCTACTCTATCAGACGCTGTGTGGTATCAAACACCTCCACGCTGCCGGTATCATTCACAGG gaTCTTAAACCCAGTAACATAGTTGTCAAGTCAGATTGCACTCTGAAGATTTTGGACTTTGGCTTGGCTCGGACGGCTGCCACCGGCCTTCTGATGACACCGTATGTGGTTACACGCTACTACAGAGCACCCGAGGTTATCCTGGGCATGGGCTATCAAGCCAACG TGGACGTATGGTCAGTGGGCTGCATTGTGGCTGAGATGATCAGGGGAAGTGTGTTGTTTCCTGGCACTGATC ACATTGACCAGTGGAACAAGGTAATTGAGCAGCTCGGCACTCCATCCCAGGATTTCCTAATGAAGCTCAATCAGTCCGTAAGAACTTATGTAGAAAACCGACCACGCTATGCTGGATACACTTTTGAGAAACTCTTCCCGGACGTGCTGTTCCCTGCCGACTCTGACCACAACAAACTGAAAG CGAGCCAAGCGAGAGATCTCTTATCTAAGATGTTAGTGATTGATGCCTCCAAACGGATCTCTGTAGACGAGGCACTGCAGCACCCCTACATCAATGTTTGGTATGACCCAGCAGAAGTAGAAGCG CCCCCGCCGAAGATCCCAGACAGACAGTTGGAAGAGAGGGAACACACTGTGGAAGAGTGGAAAG ATCTAATTTATAAGGAAGTGAGTGAATTGGAGTGGACAAAAAATGGAGTGATAAGAGGCCAGCCACCTCCTTTAG GTGCAGCAGTGATCGATAGCCCCCCTCAGCccacgtcctcctcctcctcctcggccaaCGATGTCTCGTCCATGTCTACGGAGCCCACAGACCCCTGCAGTGACCCCACCATGACCTCTGAAACAGACAGCAGTTTGGACGGCCATACTTCCCTGGGTGCTCTGGCCTGCTGTAGATAA
- the mapk8a gene encoding mitogen-activated protein kinase 8 isoform X5 — MIITLRSLFEQGRTFLDAQRAVIEEIAMNKNKREREFYSLDVGDSTFTVLKRYQNLRPIGSGAQGIVCSAYDQVLERNVAIKKLSRPFQNQTHAKRAYRELVLMKYVNHKNIIGLLNVFTPQKSLEEFQDVYLVMELMDANLCQVIQMELDHERLSYLLYQTLCGIKHLHAAGIIHRDLKPSNIVVKSDCTLKILDFGLARTAATGLLMTPYVVTRYYRAPEVILGMGYQANVDVWSVGCIVAEMIRGSVLFPGTDHIDQWNKVIEQLGTPSQDFLMKLNQSVRTYVENRPRYAGYTFEKLFPDVLFPADSDHNKLKASQARDLLSKMLVIDASKRISVDEALQHPYINVWYDPAEVEAPPPKIPDRQLEEREHTVEEWKDLIYKEVSELEWTKNGVIRGQPPPLAQVQQ; from the exons ATGATCATAACACTGCGGTCTCTCTTCGAACAAGGG aggACATTTTTGGATGCACAGAGAGCAGTAATTGAAGAAATCgccatgaacaaaaacaagcgAGAGAGGGAATTCTACAGCCTTGATGTTGGAGATTCAACATTCACAGTACTGAAGCGATACCAGAACCTAAGACCCATCGGCTCAGGAGCACAGGGAATCGTCTG CTCTGCTTATGACCAGGTCCTTGAACGAAATGTCGCCATCAAGAAGCTGAGTCGGCCCTTTCAAAATCAAACCCATGCCAAGAGGGCGTACAGAGAGCTTGTCCTCATGAAATATGTCAATCACAAAAAT ATCATTGGCctattaaatgtatttacacCACAAAAATCATTAGAGGAATTTCAAGATGT ATACTTGGTGATGGAGCTGATGGATGCCAACCTGTGCCAGGTCATTCAGATGGAGCTGGACCACGAGAGGCTCTCTTATCTACTCTATCAGACGCTGTGTGGTATCAAACACCTCCACGCTGCCGGTATCATTCACAGG gaTCTTAAACCCAGTAACATAGTTGTCAAGTCAGATTGCACTCTGAAGATTTTGGACTTTGGCTTGGCTCGGACGGCTGCCACCGGCCTTCTGATGACACCGTATGTGGTTACACGCTACTACAGAGCACCCGAGGTTATCCTGGGCATGGGCTATCAAGCCAACG TGGACGTATGGTCAGTGGGCTGCATTGTGGCTGAGATGATCAGGGGAAGTGTGTTGTTTCCTGGCACTGATC ACATTGACCAGTGGAACAAGGTAATTGAGCAGCTCGGCACTCCATCCCAGGATTTCCTAATGAAGCTCAATCAGTCCGTAAGAACTTATGTAGAAAACCGACCACGCTATGCTGGATACACTTTTGAGAAACTCTTCCCGGACGTGCTGTTCCCTGCCGACTCTGACCACAACAAACTGAAAG CGAGCCAAGCGAGAGATCTCTTATCTAAGATGTTAGTGATTGATGCCTCCAAACGGATCTCTGTAGACGAGGCACTGCAGCACCCCTACATCAATGTTTGGTATGACCCAGCAGAAGTAGAAGCG CCCCCGCCGAAGATCCCAGACAGACAGTTGGAAGAGAGGGAACACACTGTGGAAGAGTGGAAAG ATCTAATTTATAAGGAAGTGAGTGAATTGGAGTGGACAAAAAATGGAGTGATAAGAGGCCAGCCACCTCCTTTAG CACAGGTGCAGCAGTGA